In one Streptomyces venezuelae genomic region, the following are encoded:
- a CDS encoding SAM-dependent methyltransferase: MERPAWAPPGIDLSMPSVSRIYDYYLGGSHNFEVDREAARRAMEFMPGLPKIMQANRAFMRRAVHHAVREGVTQFLDIGSGIPTFGNVHEVAQQASPEAAVVYVDHDPVAVAHSRAVLEGTERTAAAFADLRKPRDILGSSEVTSVLDLDRPVALLLVAVLHFVEDAYDPYAAVAELRDALAPGSLVVLSHASYEGIPVPPEQAGRTVGVYKDIRNPLIMRSRDEIARFFEGYDMVEPGLVPMPHWRPDTAPEEEDPYSFSGYAGVGRKR; encoded by the coding sequence ATGGAGCGTCCCGCCTGGGCACCGCCCGGCATCGACCTCTCGATGCCCAGCGTCTCCCGCATCTACGACTACTACCTGGGCGGCTCGCACAACTTCGAGGTGGACCGGGAGGCGGCCCGCAGGGCGATGGAGTTCATGCCGGGGCTCCCGAAGATCATGCAGGCGAACCGCGCCTTCATGCGCCGGGCGGTGCACCACGCCGTGCGCGAGGGCGTCACCCAGTTCCTCGACATCGGCTCCGGGATCCCGACGTTCGGCAACGTCCACGAGGTGGCGCAGCAGGCCAGCCCCGAGGCCGCCGTCGTCTACGTGGACCACGACCCGGTGGCCGTCGCGCACAGCCGCGCCGTGCTGGAGGGCACCGAGCGCACTGCCGCCGCCTTCGCGGACCTGCGCAAGCCCCGGGACATTCTGGGCAGTTCGGAGGTCACATCGGTCCTCGACCTGGACCGTCCGGTGGCTCTTCTCCTCGTCGCCGTCCTCCACTTCGTCGAGGACGCGTACGATCCTTACGCGGCGGTCGCCGAACTGCGGGACGCACTCGCGCCCGGCAGCCTCGTCGTCCTCAGTCACGCCTCGTACGAAGGGATCCCCGTTCCCCCCGAGCAAGCCGGCCGGACGGTCGGTGTATACAAGGACATCCGCAATCCACTGATCATGCGCTCGCGCGACGAGATCGCGCGGTTCTTCGAGGGATACGACATGGTGGAACCCGGCCTGGTGCCGATGCCGCACTGGCGGCCCGACACGGCGCCCGAGGAGGAGGATCCGTACTCCTTCTCGGGATACGCGGGCGTGGGACGGAAGCGTTGA
- a CDS encoding SCO0930 family lipoprotein, which produces MLYPSGGSPRAWRSASLVATAAALLALTTACGQEKGDQSPNGQNVGNEAPAKGDGYGGYGDDSGAADKGAGAKAKAAGQLAVWDSKKLGKVVTDSEGRTLYRFDKDTAQPPESNCDAACLKAWPAVAADGAKAAPGVDESLLGEVTAADGTKQLTIDGWPMYRYAQDAEAGDAKGQGVGGTWYAAAPDGKKAAPAAAETAPVDPAGLSTRKDPKLGEIVVDKNGMTVYRFTKDSAWPMKSACTGACLDKWPVVAPVDKNDTRGILKKGFTVFDRPDGAKQQTIDCWPLYTFSGDKKPGDTNGQGVGGTWYAASPQGKPVGASK; this is translated from the coding sequence ATGCTGTATCCAAGTGGGGGTTCCCCCAGGGCCTGGCGGAGCGCCTCGCTCGTGGCGACAGCCGCGGCCCTGCTGGCGCTGACGACGGCGTGCGGCCAGGAGAAGGGGGACCAGTCCCCGAACGGGCAGAACGTGGGCAACGAAGCGCCGGCGAAGGGCGACGGCTACGGCGGTTACGGAGACGACTCCGGCGCCGCGGACAAGGGCGCGGGCGCCAAGGCGAAGGCGGCCGGGCAACTCGCGGTGTGGGACAGCAAGAAGCTCGGGAAGGTCGTCACCGACAGTGAGGGCCGCACCCTGTACCGCTTCGACAAGGACACCGCCCAGCCGCCCGAGTCCAACTGCGACGCCGCCTGCCTCAAGGCGTGGCCCGCCGTCGCCGCCGACGGCGCCAAGGCCGCCCCCGGCGTCGACGAATCCCTGCTCGGCGAGGTCACCGCCGCCGACGGCACCAAGCAGCTGACCATCGACGGCTGGCCGATGTACCGGTACGCGCAGGACGCCGAGGCGGGCGACGCCAAGGGTCAGGGCGTCGGAGGCACTTGGTACGCGGCCGCCCCGGACGGCAAGAAGGCGGCGCCCGCCGCGGCCGAAACCGCCCCCGTGGACCCCGCGGGCCTGTCCACCCGCAAGGACCCGAAGCTCGGCGAGATCGTCGTCGACAAGAACGGCATGACGGTCTACCGCTTCACCAAGGACTCCGCCTGGCCGATGAAGTCCGCCTGCACCGGCGCCTGCCTCGACAAGTGGCCCGTGGTGGCGCCCGTGGACAAGAACGACACTCGAGGAATCCTCAAGAAGGGCTTCACCGTGTTCGACCGGCCGGACGGCGCGAAACAGCAGACGATCGACTGCTGGCCGCTGTACACCTTCTCCGGCGACAAGAAGCCCGGAGACACCAACGGGCAGGGCGTGGGCGGCACTTGGTACGCGGCGAGCCCCCAGGGCAAGCCCGTGGGCGCCTCCAAGTAG
- a CDS encoding DUF4239 domain-containing protein produces the protein MSEWLVLTLAMVAACGVVLIVTLLRHRRTGADYDASETPDVIEYMTMMIGVVYAIVLGLAIAGVWEARGAAQEHVRVEAQSLHEVSERARIYPEDVRERIRDDVHTYVSHVVTTEWDAMKSKGELTDRGAELLSRVRHDVTDYEPKSDFEAQAYQPLVDSVAAADDARSARADSVGATMPGVVWFGLITGGLVTIGMIFALQIRRTPRELVLAGLFSALFAFLLFLIWDFDAPYSRGIAATAEPFKALFPGLGG, from the coding sequence ATGTCGGAATGGCTTGTTCTCACCCTCGCGATGGTGGCCGCTTGCGGTGTCGTGCTCATCGTGACCCTGCTGCGGCACCGGAGGACCGGCGCGGACTACGACGCCTCGGAGACACCGGACGTCATCGAGTACATGACGATGATGATCGGTGTCGTGTACGCCATCGTGTTGGGCCTGGCCATCGCGGGTGTCTGGGAGGCACGCGGCGCCGCCCAGGAACACGTCCGCGTCGAGGCGCAGTCGTTGCACGAGGTCTCGGAGCGTGCCCGGATCTATCCGGAGGATGTGCGGGAGCGCATTCGGGACGACGTCCACACCTATGTCAGCCATGTCGTGACCACGGAGTGGGACGCGATGAAGTCCAAGGGGGAGCTCACCGACCGGGGCGCGGAGCTCCTGTCGCGCGTACGTCATGACGTGACCGACTACGAACCGAAGTCGGACTTCGAGGCGCAGGCGTACCAGCCGCTGGTCGACTCGGTGGCGGCCGCCGACGACGCGCGCAGCGCCCGTGCCGACAGCGTCGGCGCGACGATGCCCGGTGTGGTCTGGTTCGGCCTGATCACGGGCGGCCTCGTCACCATCGGCATGATCTTCGCCCTGCAGATCCGCCGCACGCCGCGCGAACTGGTCCTCGCCGGACTGTTCTCCGCCCTCTTCGCCTTCCTGCTCTTCCTCATCTGGGACTTCGACGCCCCCTACAGCCGGGGCATCGCGGCGACGGCGGAGCCGTTCAAGGCGCTCTTCCCCGGCCTCGGGGGCTGA
- a CDS encoding polyprenol monophosphomannose synthase, which translates to MSQASRAADTPSPKVVVVVPTYNERENLPLLVGLLTSLALPNLHVLVVDDGSPDGTGALADRIAAESAGTVTVLHRTHKDGLGRAYVAGMTRALADGADVVVQMDADLSHPAETLPLMVRTLLAGGDGPAVVIGSRYVAGGALATAWSWHRKALSAWANFYVNAVLRLGVKDATAGFKAWRGTALEAIDLSSVRSNGYSFQVEMNHRVIRRGLHIVEVPITFEERVNGESKLSLRVQAESAITPWRLRFGRKSAGS; encoded by the coding sequence GTGAGCCAGGCGTCCCGGGCCGCCGACACGCCCTCCCCGAAGGTCGTGGTGGTCGTCCCCACGTACAACGAGCGGGAGAATCTGCCCCTACTCGTCGGCCTGCTCACCTCGCTCGCCCTGCCGAACCTGCACGTCCTGGTGGTCGACGACGGTTCGCCCGACGGCACCGGCGCCCTCGCGGACCGGATCGCGGCGGAGTCCGCCGGAACCGTCACCGTCCTGCACCGGACGCACAAGGACGGCCTCGGCCGTGCCTACGTGGCCGGAATGACCCGCGCCCTCGCCGACGGCGCGGACGTCGTGGTCCAGATGGACGCGGACCTCTCGCACCCTGCGGAGACGCTCCCGCTGATGGTGCGCACCCTGCTCGCGGGCGGCGACGGCCCGGCCGTCGTGATCGGCTCGCGGTACGTGGCGGGCGGCGCGCTCGCCACCGCCTGGTCCTGGCACCGCAAGGCGCTCTCCGCCTGGGCGAACTTCTACGTCAACGCGGTCCTGCGGCTCGGCGTCAAGGACGCCACGGCCGGGTTCAAGGCGTGGCGCGGCACGGCGCTGGAAGCGATCGACCTGTCCTCGGTGCGGAGCAACGGCTACTCCTTCCAGGTCGAGATGAACCACCGCGTGATCCGACGCGGCCTGCACATCGTCGAGGTGCCGATCACCTTCGAGGAGCGCGTCAACGGCGAGTCGAAACTCAGCCTGCGCGTGCAGGCCGAGTCGGCGATCACCCCGTGGAGACTGCGGTTCGGCCGCAAGAGCGCGGGGAGTTGA
- a CDS encoding alpha/beta hydrolase yields MAVGPLDWSLVDGAVPLAVKILGALALAALILSRDRRWWTRLLPLAVAAAALLTLLVELTVDDWWQPFPDKLPGDVVVWLGVAILGVCLALFRMPTLRWRGRAGALLSGVLVVVLGLSEVNIHFDNYPTLRTMLGPQDTVSLKDATGKNEPTLDVPEGKALSDVWKAPAGLPGKGTVSTVSIPGKKSGFKARDAYVYLPPAYRASPRPLLPVLVLMAGQPGSPQDWITSGQLPDMMDDFAGRHAGLAPVVLVVDPLGSPFDNPLCMDSKLGNVQTYLADDVPGWAASHLQAAKDRAHWAVSGLSNGGTCALQMAVNAPRRYGTFLDISGQDEPTLGSRKETVDAAFGGDEAAYEKVNPMDVLARTKFPDTSGAVVAGTDDSTYRPQALKVYAAAKKAGMRVELVELPGGHSWQVWRPGLERQLPWLASRTGLTP; encoded by the coding sequence ATGGCCGTCGGGCCGCTGGACTGGTCGCTGGTCGACGGGGCGGTTCCGCTCGCCGTCAAGATCCTCGGCGCTCTCGCCCTCGCCGCGCTCATCCTCTCCCGCGACCGCCGCTGGTGGACCCGGCTGCTCCCGCTCGCCGTGGCCGCGGCGGCGCTGCTGACCCTGCTGGTCGAGCTGACCGTCGACGACTGGTGGCAGCCCTTCCCCGACAAGCTGCCCGGTGATGTCGTCGTGTGGCTCGGGGTGGCGATCCTGGGGGTATGTCTGGCGCTGTTCCGGATGCCCACGCTCCGCTGGCGCGGGCGTGCGGGCGCACTGCTCTCGGGGGTGCTCGTCGTCGTGCTGGGCCTCTCCGAGGTCAACATCCACTTCGACAACTACCCGACGCTGCGGACCATGCTCGGCCCGCAGGACACCGTCAGCCTCAAGGACGCGACGGGCAAGAACGAACCGACGCTCGACGTGCCGGAGGGCAAGGCGCTGTCGGACGTCTGGAAGGCGCCGGCCGGGCTGCCCGGCAAGGGCACCGTCTCCACGGTCTCGATCCCGGGCAAGAAGTCGGGATTCAAGGCCCGCGACGCCTACGTCTATCTGCCGCCGGCCTACCGCGCCTCGCCCCGGCCGCTCCTGCCCGTGCTCGTCCTCATGGCGGGGCAGCCCGGCTCCCCGCAGGACTGGATCACCTCGGGCCAGCTGCCGGACATGATGGACGACTTCGCCGGACGCCACGCGGGGCTCGCGCCGGTCGTCCTGGTGGTGGACCCGCTGGGTTCCCCCTTCGACAATCCGCTGTGCATGGACTCCAAGCTCGGCAACGTGCAGACGTATCTCGCCGACGACGTGCCCGGCTGGGCGGCGAGCCATCTGCAGGCGGCGAAGGACCGGGCGCACTGGGCGGTCTCCGGCCTCTCCAATGGCGGTACGTGCGCCCTGCAGATGGCGGTCAACGCGCCGCGGCGCTACGGCACCTTCCTCGACATCTCCGGCCAGGACGAGCCGACCCTCGGGAGCCGCAAGGAGACCGTGGACGCGGCGTTCGGCGGCGACGAGGCGGCGTACGAGAAGGTCAACCCGATGGACGTGCTCGCGAGGACGAAGTTCCCCGACACCTCCGGAGCCGTCGTCGCGGGGACCGACGACTCGACGTACCGGCCACAGGCGCTCAAGGTGTACGCGGCGGCGAAGAAGGCGGGGATGCGGGTCGAGCTCGTCGAGCTGCCCGGCGGGCACAGCTGGCAGGTGTGGCGCCCCGGTCTGGAGAGGCAGCTCCCGTGGCTCGCGTCCCGCACCGGCCTGACCCCCTGA
- a CDS encoding LPXTG cell wall anchor domain-containing protein: MRTTRALAVAAAAVGAVGLAAPAASAWADPTNIVAMPSVIPRGGHLTVTVDGTSCQTAGSKITSPAFPDTNLHPIAGGSTASGTAIVHKHARPGAYDITAHCGGKTLTRPAAFTVIHGGVRGGVGGSAQSGATGTDMAIGGALVAAALLGGGVFWMRRRSENRI; encoded by the coding sequence ATGCGGACCACACGTGCCCTCGCGGTCGCCGCGGCGGCCGTCGGTGCCGTCGGGCTCGCCGCCCCGGCCGCGTCCGCCTGGGCCGACCCGACCAACATCGTGGCGATGCCCAGCGTGATCCCGAGAGGGGGGCATCTGACGGTCACCGTCGACGGGACGTCCTGCCAGACGGCCGGCAGCAAGATCACGTCGCCCGCCTTCCCGGACACGAACCTGCACCCGATCGCGGGTGGTTCGACGGCCAGCGGGACCGCGATCGTCCACAAGCACGCCCGCCCCGGCGCCTACGACATCACGGCCCACTGCGGCGGCAAGACGCTGACCCGTCCGGCCGCCTTCACCGTCATCCACGGCGGAGTCCGCGGTGGCGTCGGCGGCAGCGCGCAGTCGGGCGCGACCGGCACGGACATGGCGATCGGTGGCGCGCTGGTGGCCGCGGCGCTGCTCGGTGGCGGTGTGTTCTGGATGCGCCGCCGCTCGGAGAACAGGATCTGA
- a CDS encoding class F sortase — protein MPSSHPADEFEFQDLQDFQEEEKQKKRAPWGVMALVLLTGLALIRNGSGEFDVGPPQPASAAAADRAPDARAAAPVPLTFSPAERVRIKGIRVDAPIMQVGLDSEGWVDAPPPEDPNLAGWFTGAVSPGEKGTAVVVGHVDNQRGPAVFYGLGSLKKGNHIEVGRADKKTAIFEIYGIEVFDKNKFPGKRVYGNSGTPELRVITCGGGFSKQSGYDGNVVVFARLVAVR, from the coding sequence ATGCCTTCGTCCCATCCGGCCGATGAGTTCGAATTCCAGGACCTGCAGGATTTCCAGGAGGAGGAGAAGCAGAAGAAGCGTGCCCCGTGGGGTGTGATGGCGCTTGTCCTGCTGACCGGACTGGCGCTGATCCGCAACGGTTCCGGGGAATTCGACGTGGGCCCGCCGCAGCCCGCCTCCGCCGCGGCCGCGGACCGCGCGCCCGACGCGAGGGCCGCCGCACCGGTGCCGCTCACGTTCTCGCCGGCCGAGCGCGTGCGCATCAAGGGCATCCGGGTGGACGCGCCCATCATGCAGGTGGGGCTGGACTCCGAGGGATGGGTGGACGCGCCGCCGCCCGAGGACCCGAACCTCGCGGGCTGGTTCACCGGCGCCGTGTCGCCCGGCGAGAAGGGCACGGCCGTGGTGGTCGGCCACGTGGACAACCAGCGGGGCCCCGCCGTCTTCTACGGCCTCGGTTCGCTGAAGAAGGGGAACCACATCGAGGTCGGCCGCGCCGACAAGAAGACGGCGATCTTCGAAATCTACGGCATCGAGGTCTTCGACAAGAACAAGTTCCCCGGAAAGCGCGTCTACGGGAACAGCGGAACTCCCGAATTGCGGGTCATCACCTGCGGCGGCGGTTTCTCCAAGCAGTCCGGATACGACGGGAACGTCGTGGTGTTCGCCCGTCTGGTCGCCGTGCGCTGA
- a CDS encoding polysaccharide deacetylase family protein — protein sequence MKDDQLTPGRRVLLRAAAVLGLGTTAACGGAEGASAPGPSASAGGPAGGPPAARRLKPSAYRLQPITGYGPQRAGRALPQVRKAPILRMPGRERSMVLSFDDGPDPRYTPDILRTLRKHDVRAMFFVCGEMAVDNADLLRRMVDDGHVIGNHTWSHPLLPRLGRAAMRAEMERTCDVIEEATGEPPEWFRAPYGAWNRNAFQLGAELGMEPLAWTVDTLDWTEPGAATIVRRVRAGAAPGVVVLSHDAGGNRSGSVEALHAYLPELLDSGYRLTVPSRYMS from the coding sequence ATGAAAGATGATCAGCTGACGCCAGGGCGGCGGGTCCTGCTCCGCGCCGCCGCGGTCCTCGGCCTGGGCACGACCGCGGCGTGCGGGGGAGCGGAGGGCGCGTCCGCCCCCGGCCCCTCCGCCTCCGCGGGCGGACCCGCCGGGGGCCCGCCCGCGGCACGCCGCCTCAAGCCCTCCGCGTACCGCCTGCAGCCCATCACCGGATACGGCCCTCAACGCGCCGGACGGGCCCTGCCCCAGGTGCGCAAGGCACCGATCCTGCGCATGCCGGGGCGTGAGCGGTCGATGGTGCTTTCGTTCGACGACGGGCCCGACCCGCGCTACACCCCGGACATCCTGCGCACGCTCCGCAAGCACGATGTGCGGGCGATGTTCTTCGTCTGCGGCGAGATGGCCGTCGACAACGCGGACCTGCTGCGCCGGATGGTCGACGACGGCCATGTCATCGGCAACCACACCTGGAGTCACCCGCTGCTGCCCCGCCTCGGCCGGGCGGCGATGCGCGCGGAGATGGAGCGCACCTGCGACGTCATCGAGGAGGCCACCGGAGAGCCTCCCGAGTGGTTCAGGGCCCCCTACGGCGCGTGGAACCGCAACGCCTTCCAACTGGGCGCCGAGCTCGGCATGGAGCCGCTCGCCTGGACCGTCGACACCCTCGACTGGACCGAGCCGGGCGCGGCGACCATCGTGCGGCGCGTCCGGGCCGGCGCGGCGCCCGGCGTCGTGGTGCTCTCGCACGACGCGGGCGGCAACCGCTCGGGCAGCGTCGAGGCGCTGCACGCGTACCTGCCGGAGCTGCTCGACTCCGGCTACCGCCTCACGGTGCCGAGCCGCTACATGTCCTGA
- the lysX gene encoding bifunctional lysylphosphatidylglycerol synthetase/lysine--tRNA ligase LysX, with amino-acid sequence MTVSTEEPEARGRIRARGGFLGRVPEGFAAFFGALGVFCAVLAVISPLRRLLMPVVRVLDLLTVPVSANLAYAVFLFLLAAATAARKKVAWWLVISYLGLLLAFDVLGAALGFWAESLPSFVICGAAFVLLILARKEFSADSRRGAVRRAVAVLAAGLGIAILAGWGLVELFPGTLVRGERLLWAANRVCGGLIHGRDYFDGTPPRGLYFWLGLFGALALLNAAATLFRSQRMEAALHGDEEPRIRALLGAYGAQDSLGYFATRRDKAVVFSPSGKAAVTYRVEAGVCLASGDPVGDREAWPHAIGAWLDVARRYAWAPAVMGASEDGATAYARAGLGALQLGDEAILHVADFDLDGRDMRVTRQAVNRVRRTGATARIRRHSTLTDEEMEEIVDKADAWRDTETERGFSMALDRLGDPEDGDCLLVEALDAEGKLLALLSLVPWGRDGISLDLMRRDRTAPNGVMEFMVAELCAAAPRSGVRRISLNFAVFRSVFEEGGRIGAGPVLRLWRKLLLFFSKWWQLEALYRSNAKYHPEWYPRFICYGDSGALARISLASGIAEGFVSVPSLRKLWGKGHKPRGVTQPTTTEGLPSIAALGLSGADDATDADPASRLPEQIRIRHRKLDRLRAEGVDPYPVGIPPRTHELTSVHRDMTGSQVTVAGRVMLVRDFGGIVFVVLRDWSGDLQLALTRDASGPDVLDRFTAGTDIGDHITATGTVGTSDRGELTVFVTDWHLTGKCLRPLPDKRRGLTDPEAKVRRRYLDLVASPGARDVVRARSTAVQALRQGLLDRGYLEVETPMLQQIHGGANARPFTTHINAYDLNLYLRIAPELYLKRLCVGGMEKVFEMGRTFRNEGVSYKHNPEFTMLEAYQAFADYDVMLDLTRELIQGAATAAFGRPVAHKDGVEHDISGPWPVKTVYGAISEALGEEIDADTPVEALRRHCDRADVPYTTDDGRGDVVLEMYERLVEEKTQLPTFYKDFPTDVSPLTRQHRADPRLAERWDLVAFGTELGTAYSELTDPVEQRRRLTAQSLLAAGGDPEAMEIDEDFLDALEYAMPPTGGLGIGVDRLVMFLTGLTIRETLPFPLVRRV; translated from the coding sequence ATGACGGTCAGCACGGAGGAGCCCGAGGCCAGAGGACGGATACGGGCCCGAGGCGGTTTCCTCGGCCGCGTCCCGGAGGGCTTCGCCGCCTTCTTCGGCGCACTCGGCGTCTTCTGCGCGGTCCTCGCGGTCATCTCGCCGCTGCGCCGCCTCCTCATGCCGGTCGTCCGTGTCCTCGACCTCCTCACGGTCCCGGTCAGCGCGAACCTCGCGTACGCCGTCTTCCTCTTCCTGCTCGCCGCCGCGACGGCCGCCCGCAAGAAGGTCGCCTGGTGGCTCGTCATCAGCTATCTGGGCCTGCTCCTCGCCTTCGACGTGCTCGGCGCGGCCCTCGGCTTCTGGGCGGAGTCGCTGCCCTCCTTCGTGATCTGCGGCGCCGCCTTCGTGCTGCTGATCCTCGCCCGCAAGGAGTTCTCCGCCGACTCCCGGCGCGGCGCCGTCCGGCGGGCCGTCGCGGTCCTCGCCGCGGGACTCGGCATCGCGATCCTGGCCGGCTGGGGCCTGGTCGAGCTGTTCCCCGGCACCCTGGTGCGCGGCGAGCGGCTGCTGTGGGCGGCGAACCGGGTCTGCGGCGGGCTGATCCACGGCCGCGACTACTTCGACGGCACCCCGCCGCGCGGCCTCTACTTCTGGCTCGGCCTGTTCGGCGCCCTCGCCCTGCTGAACGCCGCCGCCACCCTCTTCCGCTCCCAGCGCATGGAAGCCGCCCTGCACGGCGACGAGGAACCCCGCATCCGCGCCCTCCTCGGGGCCTACGGCGCGCAGGACTCCCTCGGCTACTTCGCGACCCGGCGCGACAAGGCCGTCGTCTTCTCGCCGAGCGGCAAGGCCGCCGTCACCTACCGCGTCGAGGCCGGCGTCTGCCTGGCCAGCGGCGACCCCGTCGGCGACCGCGAGGCCTGGCCGCACGCGATCGGCGCCTGGCTGGACGTGGCCCGGCGGTACGCGTGGGCCCCCGCCGTGATGGGCGCGTCCGAGGACGGCGCGACCGCGTACGCCCGCGCAGGGCTCGGCGCGCTGCAACTGGGCGACGAGGCGATCCTGCACGTCGCCGACTTCGACCTGGACGGCCGCGACATGCGCGTCACCCGCCAGGCCGTCAACCGCGTCCGCCGCACCGGCGCCACCGCCCGCATCCGCCGCCACTCCACCCTCACCGACGAGGAAATGGAGGAGATCGTCGACAAGGCCGACGCGTGGCGGGACACCGAGACCGAGCGGGGCTTCTCCATGGCCCTCGACCGCCTCGGCGACCCCGAGGACGGCGACTGCCTCCTCGTCGAGGCCCTGGATGCCGAAGGGAAGCTCCTCGCGCTCCTCTCCCTGGTCCCCTGGGGCAGGGACGGCATCTCCCTGGACCTGATGCGCCGCGACCGCACCGCACCCAACGGCGTCATGGAGTTCATGGTCGCCGAACTGTGCGCGGCCGCTCCCCGCTCCGGGGTGCGCCGCATCTCCCTGAACTTCGCCGTGTTCCGCTCGGTCTTCGAGGAGGGCGGACGCATCGGTGCGGGCCCGGTGCTGCGCCTGTGGCGCAAGCTGCTCCTCTTCTTCTCCAAGTGGTGGCAGCTGGAGGCCCTCTACCGCTCCAACGCCAAGTACCACCCCGAGTGGTACCCGCGCTTCATCTGTTACGGCGACAGCGGCGCCCTCGCCCGCATCAGCCTGGCCTCCGGCATCGCCGAGGGCTTCGTCTCGGTGCCGTCCCTGCGCAAGCTCTGGGGGAAGGGCCACAAGCCCCGGGGCGTCACCCAGCCCACGACCACCGAGGGCCTCCCTTCGATCGCCGCGCTCGGCCTGTCCGGCGCGGACGACGCCACCGACGCGGACCCGGCGTCGAGGCTCCCCGAACAGATCCGCATCCGGCACCGCAAACTCGACCGCCTGCGCGCCGAAGGCGTCGACCCCTACCCCGTGGGCATCCCGCCGCGCACGCACGAACTCACGTCCGTGCACCGCGACATGACGGGTTCCCAGGTCACCGTCGCGGGCCGCGTCATGCTCGTACGCGACTTCGGCGGCATCGTCTTCGTCGTGCTGCGCGACTGGTCCGGCGACCTTCAGCTCGCCCTCACCCGTGACGCCTCGGGACCCGACGTCCTGGACCGCTTCACCGCGGGCACCGACATCGGCGACCACATCACCGCCACCGGCACGGTCGGCACCAGCGACCGGGGCGAGCTCACCGTCTTCGTCACCGACTGGCACCTCACCGGCAAGTGTCTGCGCCCGCTGCCCGACAAGCGCCGCGGCCTGACCGACCCCGAGGCCAAGGTCCGGCGCCGCTACCTCGACCTGGTGGCGAGCCCCGGCGCGCGTGATGTGGTGCGGGCCCGCTCCACCGCCGTCCAGGCGCTGCGGCAGGGCCTGCTGGACCGGGGCTATCTGGAGGTCGAGACGCCGATGCTCCAGCAGATTCACGGTGGCGCCAACGCGCGGCCCTTCACCACCCACATCAACGCCTACGACCTCAATCTGTACCTGCGCATCGCCCCCGAGCTGTATCTGAAGCGGCTGTGCGTGGGCGGCATGGAGAAGGTCTTCGAGATGGGCCGCACCTTCCGCAACGAAGGCGTCTCCTACAAGCACAACCCCGAGTTCACGATGCTGGAGGCCTACCAGGCCTTCGCCGACTACGACGTGATGCTCGACCTGACCCGCGAACTCATCCAGGGCGCCGCGACCGCCGCGTTCGGCCGTCCGGTGGCCCACAAGGACGGCGTCGAGCACGACATCTCCGGGCCCTGGCCGGTCAAGACGGTGTACGGCGCGATCTCCGAGGCGCTGGGCGAGGAGATCGACGCGGACACACCGGTGGAGGCCCTGCGCCGTCACTGTGACCGGGCGGACGTGCCGTACACGACGGATGACGGCCGGGGCGATGTCGTCCTGGAGATGTACGAGCGGCTGGTCGAGGAGAAGACCCAGCTGCCCACCTTCTACAAGGACTTCCCGACCGACGTCTCGCCGCTCACCCGCCAGCACCGCGCCGACCCGCGCCTGGCCGAGCGCTGGGACCTCGTTGCCTTCGGCACGGAACTGGGCACCGCCTACTCGGAGTTGACCGATCCGGTCGAGCAGCGCCGCCGCCTCACCGCGCAGTCGCTGCTGGCCGCCGGGGGCGACCCCGAGGCCATGGAGATCGACGAGGACTTCCTCGACGCCCTGGAGTACGCGATGCCGCCCACCGGAGGCCTCGGCATCGGCGTCGACCGGCTGGTCATGTTCCTCACCGGACTCACCATCCGCGAGACCCTGCCCTTCCCCTTGGTCCGCCGCGTCTGA
- a CDS encoding universal stress protein encodes MSEDQSQQFERGTDGPKVIVAGVDGSDSSLRAAAYAGGLARRQRALLAVVYVQPVMAAGAAFGVPVAETTDEIAEGLIAEIRAATERVKDIFDVRWEFHTFRGDPYTGLVTAADDLKADAVVVGASEQAGHRIVGSVAVRLVKAGRWPVTVVP; translated from the coding sequence GTGAGTGAAGACCAGTCCCAGCAGTTCGAACGCGGCACCGACGGGCCCAAGGTGATCGTCGCCGGAGTAGATGGCTCCGACTCCTCACTGAGAGCGGCGGCATATGCCGGTGGCCTGGCCCGTCGCCAGCGGGCCCTGCTCGCCGTCGTGTACGTCCAGCCGGTGATGGCGGCGGGCGCCGCGTTCGGGGTGCCGGTCGCCGAGACCACCGACGAGATCGCCGAGGGTCTCATCGCGGAGATCCGGGCCGCGACCGAGCGGGTGAAGGACATATTCGACGTCCGCTGGGAGTTCCACACCTTCCGCGGGGACCCCTACACCGGTCTGGTCACCGCCGCCGACGACCTCAAGGCCGACGCCGTCGTCGTGGGCGCCTCCGAGCAGGCGGGCCACCGCATCGTGGGCTCGGTCGCCGTCCGCCTGGTGAAGGCGGGCCGCTGGCCGGTCACAGTGGTGCCGTAG